The Thermodesulfatator atlanticus DSM 21156 DNA segment AAACCAGAGAAGTCCTGTGCCAATTACCGTTAGGGGAAGGTTGTGGGGCATGAAGGCCTCGCGCCTAAACCCACGTCTTGGGCCCACGACTATGGCTCCCACCAGAGCTGCAATCCCACAGGTGAGGTGCACTACTAGTCCGCCTGCAAAATCAAGTACTCCAAGCTTGGCAAGCCAGCCACCGCCCCAGATCCAGTGACAAACTGGGCTGTAAACCAATAAAGACCAGAGCACCGCAAAGACCACAAAAGTTCTAAAGCGCATCCTTTCTGCAAAGGCACCGGTGATAAGGGCAGGGGTTATAATGGCAAACATGCACTGATAAATCATAAAAACAATGTGTGGAACAGTTGGTGCATAATCAGGACTTGGTGCTTGGCCTACACCGCGCAAGGCAGCGTACTTAAGGCTTCCGATAATGCCCATGATATCCGGCCCAAAGGCTAAAGAATAACCCAGATAAATCCAAACAAGCGTGATGAGGAAAATACAGATAAGGCTTTGCATGATGGTACCAAGGACGTTTTTGCGGCGCACAAGTCCGCCGTAGAAAACACTAAGGGCGGGAGTCATTAAAAGGACCAAGGCTGCAGCTACAAGCAAAAAAGCGGTGTCAGCGGCA contains these protein-coding regions:
- a CDS encoding ammonium transporter, translating into MINAADTAFLLVAAALVLLMTPALSVFYGGLVRRKNVLGTIMQSLICIFLITLVWIYLGYSLAFGPDIMGIIGSLKYAALRGVGQAPSPDYAPTVPHIVFMIYQCMFAIITPALITGAFAERMRFRTFVVFAVLWSLLVYSPVCHWIWGGGWLAKLGVLDFAGGLVVHLTCGIAALVGAIVVGPRRGFRREAFMPHNLPLTVIGTGLLWFGWFGFNGGSALAVNGIAAQAFINTHIAGAMGLGSWILLEWIHQGKPTTLGACSGAIAGLATITPAAGFVGANSAVLIGLLAGAICYCAVLLKNKLGYDDSLDVVGIHGVGGLLGTFCLGLLASKAINPDGANGLLFGGSSFLVSQLIGILAVGVYTFVMTFVIFKVVSVLGLRIEPEEEVAGLDVTEHSETAYNI